Proteins encoded together in one Pontiella desulfatans window:
- a CDS encoding aminotransferase class I/II-fold pyridoxal phosphate-dependent enzyme — protein sequence MNGKIKLALATGHDMAEIDQIRHRVYATELGQFRPSPEKTLHDRNDVDSIYIVAFEKGELVGFVGVTPPQSPSYSIDNYLARDSVPLDFDDALFEIRALTVVDQLRGTPVAPALMYAAFRLIQDGGGKQLVAIGHRNVRSMYIRLGMRPAGQRFQCGRLDYELLTASSENIETELTRFKTRLDRLERQVDWQLDVPFRAPVECYHGGAFFDAIGNTFHDLARRNEIINADVLDAWFPPCPEAQQALHEHLGWIMRTSPPNHAEGLTQAIAQARGIQPGNILPGGGSSPLIFLAFRHWLTPASRVLLLNPTYGEYAHVLDKVVGCQVERFNLRREDGYAVDTERLAAKLREGFDLVVLVNPNSPTGRHIPRSRLEELLATRHPKTRVWIDETYVEYAGHEQSLEPFAAQNTGVVVVKSMSKVYGLSGLRVGHLCAAAKTLEPLRGLTPPWSVSLPAQVAAVHALRCVDYYNGRYQETHRLRAGLMDGLRSLGIEEIVPGIANFILFHLPGHGPDGKRVIDQCREHGLFIRDAADMGSGMGDRAIRIAVKDAATNDRMLGMLGHALNPIAAKEVCRA from the coding sequence ATGAATGGTAAAATCAAACTGGCCCTTGCGACCGGCCACGACATGGCGGAGATCGACCAAATCCGACACCGCGTCTACGCAACGGAACTGGGCCAATTCCGCCCGTCCCCCGAAAAAACGCTTCACGACCGGAACGATGTCGACAGCATCTATATTGTGGCATTTGAAAAGGGCGAACTGGTTGGCTTTGTCGGCGTCACCCCTCCCCAGAGCCCGAGCTACTCGATCGACAACTACCTTGCCCGCGATTCGGTCCCTCTGGATTTCGACGATGCCCTGTTCGAAATCCGTGCGCTGACGGTTGTCGATCAATTGCGTGGCACGCCGGTGGCCCCGGCACTCATGTATGCCGCATTCCGGCTGATCCAGGACGGTGGCGGAAAACAACTGGTCGCCATTGGGCATCGCAACGTGCGCAGCATGTACATCCGGCTCGGCATGCGCCCGGCAGGACAACGGTTCCAATGCGGCCGACTCGACTACGAATTGCTGACGGCTTCCTCCGAAAACATCGAAACGGAACTGACCCGGTTCAAAACCCGGCTGGATCGGCTTGAACGGCAGGTGGACTGGCAATTGGATGTTCCATTCCGCGCCCCGGTCGAATGCTACCACGGCGGCGCATTTTTCGATGCCATCGGCAACACCTTCCACGATCTCGCCCGCCGGAACGAAATCATCAACGCCGACGTACTCGACGCCTGGTTTCCACCTTGCCCGGAAGCGCAGCAGGCCCTGCACGAACACCTCGGGTGGATCATGCGCACGTCGCCACCCAACCATGCCGAAGGTTTGACGCAGGCCATCGCGCAAGCACGCGGCATCCAACCGGGCAACATCCTGCCCGGCGGCGGCTCCTCTCCCTTGATCTTCCTTGCGTTCCGGCACTGGCTCACCCCGGCATCCAGGGTGCTCCTTTTGAATCCAACCTACGGGGAATATGCCCACGTGCTGGATAAGGTGGTGGGATGCCAGGTCGAGCGCTTCAACCTGCGGCGCGAGGACGGCTATGCGGTTGATACCGAACGGCTCGCGGCCAAACTCCGCGAAGGCTTCGACCTGGTGGTCTTGGTGAATCCCAACAGCCCGACCGGGCGCCACATCCCCCGCTCCCGCCTGGAGGAGCTGCTCGCGACCCGCCATCCGAAAACACGTGTTTGGATTGATGAAACCTATGTCGAATACGCTGGCCACGAACAATCGCTCGAACCGTTCGCGGCCCAAAACACCGGAGTGGTTGTGGTGAAATCCATGTCGAAGGTCTACGGGCTGAGCGGGCTTCGGGTGGGACATCTTTGCGCGGCCGCCAAGACCCTGGAACCCTTGCGTGGCCTCACGCCGCCCTGGTCGGTTAGCCTGCCGGCCCAAGTGGCGGCGGTTCACGCATTGCGCTGCGTGGATTATTACAACGGCCGCTACCAGGAAACCCATCGCCTAAGGGCCGGGCTGATGGATGGTCTCCGATCCCTGGGCATTGAGGAAATCGTGCCCGGCATCGCCAACTTTATCCTGTTCCACCTGCCCGGCCACGGACCCGATGGAAAGAGGGTCATCGACCAGTGCCGGGAGCACGGGCTTTTCATCCGCGATGCAGCGGATATGGGTTCGGGCATGGGCGACCGGGCCATACGGATTGCCGTGAAGGACGCCGCCACCAACGACCGCATGCTCGGTATGCTTGGACACGCACTCAACCCCATTGCGGCAAAGGAGGTTTGCCGTGCTTAA
- a CDS encoding B12-binding domain-containing radical SAM protein, producing MNIAFIAMSGIRACDTELLELGLTLPGFVERSKQIASLPSLGLLTLAGMTPKRHEIHYFEVPNVASKLTAVHLDATPDLVAISSYSAQIDEGYQLAQRYRAAGVPVVMGGPHVTAQPHEAQKYCTSVILGEGEAVWLDVLRDAEEGNLKLIYDARKCDFSLADAPMPAFELLDISNYNRLTVQTSRGCPHNCEFCAGSNLICSHYKQKPVEKVLAEIDRICEIWPHPFIEFADDNSFVNKAYWKELLPQLKTRRIKWFTETDLSVAEDTELLQLMRESGCAQVLIGLESPTLAPLDRLELNSNWKRNRFLAYKDAIRTIQSHGITVNGCFIVGLDGQTTDVFNQIFNFVRDAELYEVQITILTPFPGTALYERLKKANRLIEPTNWKKCTLFDLNFRPEGMTQDELRNGFHDLAMRLYSDEFTQWRRDTFKQNLRETTKLLRQERVPMAKAV from the coding sequence ATGAACATTGCATTCATCGCCATGAGCGGTATCCGCGCATGCGACACCGAACTACTCGAACTCGGGCTCACCCTCCCCGGCTTCGTGGAGCGCAGCAAACAGATCGCGTCGCTCCCGAGCCTCGGTCTCCTCACACTGGCCGGCATGACGCCGAAGCGCCATGAAATCCACTATTTCGAGGTTCCTAACGTCGCATCTAAATTGACGGCCGTCCATTTAGATGCAACACCCGACTTGGTGGCCATCTCGAGCTACAGTGCGCAGATCGACGAAGGATATCAGTTGGCGCAGCGCTACCGCGCCGCCGGTGTGCCGGTGGTAATGGGCGGCCCCCATGTAACCGCCCAGCCGCACGAGGCGCAGAAATATTGCACCTCCGTTATCCTCGGCGAAGGGGAGGCGGTTTGGCTGGACGTGCTGAGGGATGCCGAGGAAGGGAACCTCAAGCTCATCTATGATGCGCGCAAGTGCGACTTCAGTCTGGCGGACGCCCCCATGCCGGCCTTCGAGCTGCTGGATATTTCCAACTACAACCGGCTCACCGTACAGACCAGCCGGGGGTGCCCGCACAACTGTGAGTTTTGCGCGGGGTCGAATTTGATCTGTAGCCACTACAAGCAGAAACCGGTGGAGAAGGTTTTGGCCGAGATCGATCGCATCTGCGAAATTTGGCCGCACCCGTTCATCGAGTTCGCGGACGACAACAGCTTTGTGAACAAGGCCTACTGGAAGGAACTGCTACCGCAACTAAAGACGCGGCGCATCAAATGGTTCACCGAAACCGACCTTTCGGTCGCCGAGGATACGGAGCTGCTTCAGCTCATGCGCGAATCCGGTTGCGCCCAGGTGCTGATCGGACTGGAAAGCCCGACCCTCGCGCCGCTGGATCGGCTCGAATTGAACAGCAACTGGAAACGGAACCGGTTCTTGGCCTACAAGGATGCCATTCGAACCATCCAATCGCACGGCATCACCGTCAATGGATGCTTCATCGTCGGACTCGATGGGCAGACGACGGACGTCTTCAACCAGATCTTCAACTTTGTCCGCGATGCCGAGCTGTATGAAGTGCAGATCACCATCCTCACCCCGTTCCCCGGAACGGCTCTTTATGAGCGCCTGAAAAAAGCCAACCGCTTGATCGAGCCGACCAACTGGAAGAAGTGCACCCTGTTCGACCTTAACTTCCGGCCCGAGGGCATGACGCAGGACGAACTGCGCAACGGCTTCCATGACCTTGCGATGAGGCTCTATTCGGATGAATTCACCCAATGGCGCCGCGACACCTTCAAACAAAACCTGCGGGAAACCACCAAACTATTGAGGCAGGAAAGGGTTCCGATGGCCAAGGCCGTCTAA